Proteins encoded within one genomic window of Candidatus Aminicenantes bacterium:
- a CDS encoding helix-turn-helix transcriptional regulator, protein MPLKNKIKIHRAIHDLTQEQLAERVGVTRKTINTIERGHFVPSSILVLKIAHVFGVPVEEVFTLDEEETKSLDLRGNK, encoded by the coding sequence ATGCCGCTGAAAAACAAGATTAAAATCCACCGGGCGATTCACGACTTGACCCAGGAGCAGCTCGCCGAAAGAGTCGGCGTCACTCGCAAGACTATCAACACCATCGAGCGGGGCCACTTCGTCCCTTCATCGATCCTTGTCCTCAAAATCGCCCATGTCTTCGGTGTCCCGGTGGAGGAAGTGTTCACCTTGGACGAAGAAGAAACCAAATCTTTGGACCTTAGGGGGAATAAATAA